Within Vicia villosa cultivar HV-30 ecotype Madison, WI linkage group LG1, Vvil1.0, whole genome shotgun sequence, the genomic segment CACCGACTTCCTAACTAAGGCGGTTAAGCCTTCCATGGATAgaacaaaaaggaaaggagacAAGGGATCCCCTTGACGCAATTCCTTTTGGACCCTAAAATCCCGCGTAGCACTTTCGTTGACCAAAATGGACATATGACTCGTAAAGACACATGCTTCCAACCATCTCAACCACTTACCGCCGAATCCCATCTCTTTCAACATAAATCTAAGATAGTTCCAAGAAATAGAATCATAAGCTTTCTCGAAGTCTACCTTAAGCAAAAAATaagtctcttttttttttctttctcttttagaCCAATCGATAACCTCATTCACCAACAAAACCCCATCAAACATATTcctacccggaacaaaagcgGTTCGGTTAGAGGAAACCAACTTACCGATAACCTTTTTAATTCTAAAAGCCAACAACTTAGTCAAGAATTTATATAGATTTCCCACCAAGCAAATAGGTCAATACTCGAACAAATCTTGCGGGTTCTTGCTCTTAGGAATTAACACAATAAAAGAAGAAGTTATGGTTTTGACAAGTGTACCTTTAGAGTGGAAATCGATACAAAACCTCATAATATCCTCTTTAAGAAGATACCAAAAACTCTTGAAAAATTCAAGCGAACACCCGTCCGAGCTCGGGCTTTTGTCCCCTTCACAAGACCAAATAGCTTCCTTCACTTCCACTTCCGTGAACGGACTCTCCATCTCCAATCTTTCCAAGTTATCAATAAATTGTAATCCAAGTTTAATGGGAACCGGTCTGCTCTCCTCTTCCTCCTTGAAGAATCCCTTGAAGTGTTCACAAATGAAATCCTTGATGTCATGGACCTCCTCCGAATTACCCCTCATAGTCGCAATAGAACAAAATGAGCTGCTTCCCTTTCTACGCCTTAAAGAGTTATGGAAATATCTAGAATTTTGATCTCCATCGGTAAGCCAAAGTTGTCTTGAATTTAAGCGGAGTAACCCATCTTTCTCGTTGAAATTGTCCCAAAAAACATCCGTCAACTTGGCTCTTTTTTTTAACCACCTCCTCCGAAACTTTACCTTGAATCTTTATTTCTTCATTGTacctattttgtttgtttttatttagaTCTGAAGTATTGAACAACtattttgctttatttcttttaaaaataaaataaaaaatctcttTTAGGAATATACACATAgaataatagttttaaaaaaaatgtgactggcattttttaaattcaaaattctcTTTTATGAAGTGGCAAAGTTTTGCATTGTTTCCATCAatgcaaaaagaaaaaatgaaatattGTTGGTAATCAAGTACTTTTGTTCCAAAAAGTGTACTTTCTCAATTACCATTTTGTCTTATTTCAACTACTAAATACAAATGCATTTGCAATTTGTAACAATTATAAGTAACTAAATATAAGTTGTAACCAAAAGTACAAATTGGTTACAAAAAGTAAATTTTGAACGCAATTTATACCCCTAAATTATGAGGTGGAAggtaaagaaaaaaaagttaaaattgtgTTTTCCAAAGTCATTATACAAATTAAGAGTATTTAATAAGATTTTGAATATTTCCAtagatttgaatttttaattatataataagaaATGAAATCAAAATTTTATATAACTATATTTAGGAAATTACAAATTAAGAGTGATTATTTAATAAGATTTTAAATATTtccataaatttaaattttttaattatccaATAAGAAAtgaatttataacaaaataagtaGAGAGTTTGATTTAATATTCTGAATAAAACACAAATTTGTCCATAATATCTAGGTCGAATTTTTAACGTGTTTAGAATTTAAGTCATGTAAATACCCGCATAACATCTCCTGTTCAGTTAGATATACAATTATTCGTgtgatttatatttttttgtagaATCTTTGATAAATTTTAGAGTATTCCTGAATTTCGTACCGTAAAAACTTGCAAACCTATAACATAAAAAAGATAACACTTTAATTTACATGAGAATTTCACATGGAATATTTTTTTTAGACTCAAACCTTATTTATTTAAAAGAcactttataattaaaaaatattggaTTTTTTTATAATCATTTAGAAATTACATCCTTATGTTTCCATCTAATTCTTGGTTGTTGCAATGCaataatcacaaaaaatattacacAAATGAAGCAGAAAACATCATTGTATAAAGAGAAATCAAAATATTACATTACCCCACACAACACttggaaaaacaaaaataaatatatcacaCTATCATCATCAATAAATTGATACTTGCAAATGACTAAAACGCCTGTTAGCATTATTCTTTAAAGTCCTTGCACGTTCATATCGAGTTTCTGTAAGACCATCATCTTCATTACAGATATTAATATTAATCTCTTCCAACACTTTCCCTGTATGCATAAAATAGCCCAAAGTTAAAAATTCAGATTCGGTTGCTTTCGAATTATTCACTTCCACCACCTTCAATCTTCTTTTCAAGCATCTAGGAAATAATCCTCCACAAAACCAGAATTTTTTAATATCTAAATCATAGGAAGGTTTGTAGTCCTGTAATATATAAACAAGCAAAAATGTTAACAAATCAAACCATGTTATATAAGCAAAAAATGTAAAGCATTTGACTCACTCACCTCAAATATAACTCCTCCTGATCCTATGTTCATTGTCAGTTTTTCCATTAAAGGACAACGGTCGAGTAAGAATTTTAATCCACCAATCTCTTTAGGATGCATTTGAGTATTCAGAATCAAATGTTTTACTCTCAATACTCGATCCAGTTGATCTACAGATGGAATAACCTATATGCATAACAAAGAATCAAAATGTTTTACAAGTAACCATAaaaatatcataatcattaaCAAGAAATGAATAGAATAGTACCTGGAGTAGATAACTGCAAACTGTTAGAATCTTGGCTCTATACAAATCACCCAGAACATCGCAAAAAGCTTCGCCATGTTCACTATTATATCTTGATTCTTGGGCAAAATCAATGTCCACCTCTTCTATTTGTCTTGCCTTTATATATGAATAACACACATGTCcagaatatttaaaatatttaagtaTTGGCGCATTAAATGTTAAATCATACTCCGTATCCATTTCGCATTTATCTATCACCAATCTTGTTAACCAAATTGGTTCACGACCCAAATCGAAGTCTTCCATACCCCAACACTTTTCAAGGCGTAAACTGTCCATAGTCTTACAAATTTTCAACAAAGTTTTAAGAGTTTTGATGTTAACCCTAATCCTACTCAAAGACAAGTCTCTGAGTGCATCAAAGCTAAGAAAATCCAGCACGTTGAAACTACACGAACTCAATTTAAGGGATTCGAGCGACGATCCAATTTGATAAACTTGCGTTGGCACCGGAAACAAagcattattgttattattattattgaagttGTTATTGTCTGAGAAATCTAGGGTTATGTCTTTCACCCTGCGCTGTGCGGCAAACTCAACGCAACTTTCAATTGTGTTGCCACAAGAATGAGGATTTGAAATCTTGAGTGAGAATTTGTTAATGTCGCGGCGAGTGAAGTTTGCAATCCAATCTGTGATGAAGTCGATGAAGACATTTCTTTGTGCTTGTTTGATTTCTTCATGGGAAGTTGAATCGACAAAGAAATTTTCGTTGAAGTCAATGTGGTTTCCGGATTCTTTTTCGTTGAGTAGCAAAGAGAACAAATTCAAGTTATTAATGTTCTCTGCCATGGTTATTATGGTTTTAGATGAATGATGATAAAATGATGTGAATTTATATAGAGTTGAATGGATGAAAGTTTCAGTGTATAGAGATGCAACGTTTGGAGGAAGGGTGGCAGTTAATTCAGGTATGAATTTAAATATCATCGGTATAGtagttataaattaattattcattaatatatttttccaTCTAGTAaaattgatatttattcctctcattataaaatgctctcacttgatatgctctcatagggaatgtatcaagtaggaggagttttaaataagagataagaggattcaatgctcaccattggattaatcaagagagagaaataataattatattaatattttaataattaatttaatttctctctcttgattaatccaatggtttggattgaatcctcttatctcttatttaaaaattcctcctacttgatacatcccatatatatatatatatatatatatatatatatatatatatattcaaataaaCCATTTCGTATAATTTAGTAGTTTGCCAATGAATATATGttgtgattttgaatttgaactcTTTCTCATACACAAGaaaaactattttattaattaatagctTCACTCTAATTCGTTCATTTTTTTTACCAATGTTAAATTGTTAATGTTATTATAAACTTGAAGAATAATATAAATCAATTACTATTGTTAGATTTATGGTTTTATGATTGACAAAACTTTTACTAAAACATGATTCTTAtatgatgttgagcaagatgttgtaacattttgACCAACTGTCTTGATAGGTTCTGTTGTCATGTGTTTTGACAGATGTTCTGCCCAGTGTTGTGACATGTTATATTAGAACATCTTGACATTACTGATGGTTTAAATCCTTGaagattttattgaaaaatatgatATTCTGAAGGATTCTAGTGCTCATACAAGCACAATCAATCAAAGATATTTTAGGGACAATGCAAATTTGATTTGGTTTCATAAAAAGGGGTCTATGAGACTTTTTCGGAATcttggatttgatttgatttatttttattttgtgtaaAGATCTTCCAACTGATTGAAAAGGagaagattggatttgattcaagaGTCCAAGCCCATACTACAAGAAACTATAAATAAGAACTTGTTAAACCAAGAAGAGAAAACATTTACAACAACAAATAATGGGTGCAAAATAAGAGTTTATATTTTGGGAGTCTGTTAaagtttttgtgtttttgtttgaatgttcTTAACTTAAGCACTTGCATCACAACAACAATGTTATTAATCAATcataacaacatattcaaattgcAATTATTTCATCAACACATAATAACAttcacttcataatcacaacaattcaaaatgtaactcaaatgtgactcaacattatgcatatgcatgtggtaccatttggagtaaaactcccgtctcaaacatttgcctcTTGAGCCATCGTCACTTTGCCATTTAAGGTCATCGTCGTGGTTGCCAAAAGATACAAATTTTCACAGTTTAGAAATCTGTCAGCTTCAGCAATGTAACCGATTACATCAAGGATGTAACCGATTACATCCCCTGAATTTGCCTCTGTTACGCAAGTTTTTAACTCTGCAATTGAAGCTATTAAGaaaaagagttgagtattgttcttcgttgaagcttttaagcaagaccaAATTATTGGAAATGTAATCTTCTATTTTGGTTCTTTGGTACTACTCATTAGGACTGTGACTGATTTTAATTATTGAGGTGATTGTGGAAAGTGAGATGTGGTTCTCATATATAGGAGGTTCCTAGATAGAAATTACATAGAAGTAGTGAttaggtgataagttgtaaactgggaCTATTTAGGCTTtaaactaatactattatagtgaATTTCCTTCTTGGCTTGGAAACCCCCAAAGTAGCTGAGTTGCATGTAACAGggttaacaattgattgtgttgttattttcttgcaatttatttTTTGCTCAATCTCCTATTTTAGAAAGTCTTTTCTACCAGCAGGTAATGTTATAAGATTTGTCCTGACATTGTGATTTGTGTTAAGACATTTGTCTTGGCATCAATATTACTAGTgctagaatttcaattggtatcagagcagacaCCATGTTTTGTCTATTGGGTGAGCTCTAGGGAGAATATATTCTGATACTATGGATAAGGAAGGAGGATACAACAACAGACCATCTCTGTTAGATGGTTCAAATTATGACTGATGGAAGGGTAGAATAGTGGCTTTTTTAAAATCAATGGACAACAAAGCATGGAAGGCTGTTTTGAAAGGATGAGAGCATCCTGTTGAAAAGGACAAAGAGAGAAATATGTCCTTAAAACCTGAAGAAGATTGGTATGATGAGGATGATAAATAGCTCATGGAAATTTCAAGGCTTTGAATGCTCTATTCAATGGAGTAGACAAGAATATTTTCAAGTTGATTAATACATGTATTGTAGCCAATGATGCTTGGGAAATTCTCAAAACAACTTATGAAGGCACATATAAAGTGAAGATGTCTAGACTTCAGCTTCACACTTctaaatttgaaaatctgaatatgaatgatgatgatactATCCAGGAATATCATATGAAGgttcttgaaatagaaaatgtatCTAGTGCCTTGGGAGAAAAGATTTCAGAAGAAAAGCTTGTAAGAAAAATTCGTAGGTCTTTACCTAGGAAATTTGACATGAAGGTGGCAACCATTGAAGAAGCTCATGACATTAGCACTATGAGGGTTGATGAACTTGTTGGGCTCACTTTAAACTTTTGAATTGACTATTAGTGACAAATTTGAGaaaaagaacaagagcatagcttttGTATCCAATGCTGAAGATGAAGAAGGTTAAGTTGATTTGGACACTGATGAAGGACTGTCAAATACCTTTGTATTACTTAGGAAAAAATTCAAAGGTAGCCAATGATGCTTGGGAAATTCTCAAAACAACTTATGAAGGCACATATAAAGTGAAGATGTCTAGACTTCAGCTTCACACTTctaaatttgaaaatctgaatatgaatgatgatgatactATCCAGGAATATCATATGAAGgttcttgaaatagaaaatgtatCTAGTGCCTTGGGAGAAAAGATTTCAGAAGAAAAGCTTGTAAGAAAAATTCGTAGGTCTTTACCTAGGAAATTTGACATGAAGGTGGCAACCATTGAAGAAGCTCATGACATTAGCACTATGAGGGTTGATGAATTTGTTGGGCTCACTTTAAACTTTTGAATTGGCTATTAGTGACAAATTTGAGaaaaagaacaagagcatagcttttGTATCCAATGCTGAAGATGAAGAAGGTTAAGTTGATTTGGACACTGATGAAGGACTGTCAAATACCTTTGTATTACTTAGGAAAAAATTCAATAGAATTTTGAAGAGATTGGACGGAAGGGGTAGACcagatgtcaagaacatctcatctgataTCAGAAGTGATAATGATCCTCAGAAGAGTACCAGACCTGAAGAGAAGTCCAATCAAAGTAAAGGTGTTCAATGCTATGAATGTGAAAGATTTGGACATATTATACCAGAATGTCTCACCTTCCTCAAAAAACAGCAAAAGGGATTTACTGTATCTTGGTCTCATGATGTGAGTTAGAAGATGACTC encodes:
- the LOC131651192 gene encoding putative F-box/LRR-repeat protein At1g56400, giving the protein MAENINNLNLFSLLLNEKESGNHIDFNENFFVDSTSHEEIKQAQRNVFIDFITDWIANFTRRDINKFSLKISNPHSCGNTIESCVEFAAQRRVKDITLDFSDNNNFNNNNNNNALFPVPTQVYQIGSSLESLKLSSCSFNVLDFLSFDALRDLSLSRIRVNIKTLKTLLKICKTMDSLRLEKCWGMEDFDLGREPIWLTRLVIDKCEMDTEYDLTFNAPILKYFKYSGHVCYSYIKARQIEEVDIDFAQESRYNSEHGEAFCDVLGDLYRAKILTVCSYLLQVIPSVDQLDRVLRVKHLILNTQMHPKEIGGLKFLLDRCPLMEKLTMNIGSGGVIFEDYKPSYDLDIKKFWFCGGLFPRCLKRRLKVVEVNNSKATESEFLTLGYFMHTGKVLEEININICNEDDGLTETRYERARTLKNNANRRFSHLQVSIY